The following are encoded in a window of uncultured Sphaerochaeta sp. genomic DNA:
- a CDS encoding lysoplasmalogenase family protein: protein MNTILLVYLGISFAHLSFRSEGYRFLGNLTKVLLMPTLMLFLMQQGDYPLLLAALLFATIGDALLNKGHQGSHFIWGMASFAVCHIFYGIHVLLLGVDWILAAIAFSGLMIPYSLLYRLIGKQKGSAKYLAYAMLLFMLASLLTGLASLLCIMGILLFILSDTMIGMDSLAMKHVNDTSIMGSYILAQLLLVLGFTAL from the coding sequence ATGAACACCATACTCTTGGTTTATCTTGGCATCTCATTTGCTCACCTCAGCTTCCGCTCAGAAGGTTATCGATTTCTTGGAAATTTGACAAAAGTCTTGTTGATGCCTACCCTGATGCTATTTCTCATGCAGCAGGGGGACTATCCCCTGCTTCTCGCTGCACTTCTCTTTGCCACCATCGGGGATGCCTTGTTGAACAAGGGGCATCAAGGAAGCCATTTTATCTGGGGTATGGCAAGTTTTGCAGTGTGCCATATCTTCTACGGCATCCACGTCCTATTGTTGGGTGTGGACTGGATTCTCGCAGCCATTGCTTTTTCAGGACTTATGATTCCCTATAGCCTGTTGTATCGCCTGATCGGGAAGCAGAAGGGTTCTGCCAAATACCTCGCATATGCAATGCTGCTCTTCATGCTAGCGTCCCTGTTGACCGGACTTGCCTCGCTACTCTGCATCATGGGAATATTGCTGTTCATACTAAGCGATACCATGATCGGTATGGACAGTCTTGCAATGAAACACGTAAATGATACCAGTATTATGGGAAGTTACATCCTCGCCCAACTCTTACTGGTTCTTGGATTCACCGCACTCTAG